The Luteitalea sp. genome contains the following window.
TATCGCCGCGGCCTTACGTTTGATGGTCGGCGGCGACGAGGAAGTATCGCGATTCATCGATCCGGCGGTCAATGAGGAATACGACGTGCAATTACGTTTGTCGCGGCACGATCGAGAAGATGTTGGGGCGATTTCCCGCCTCTACGTTCCGCGCGCGGGCGCCGGCCTGGTTCGGCTTGATAACCTGGTGCACGTCGAGTCGGCCCAGAGCGCATCCCGCATCGACCGCCTGGACCGTCAACGCCAGGTGAGCCTACGCGCCGGGGTCGCCCCCGGTTTTGCGCTCGCCGATCGTCTCGAGGCGCTCAATCAAGAGGTGCGCCAAATGAATTTGCTCGCCGAATACACCACCAGCGTGTCCGGCCGCGGGCGTGAATTGGAGCGCACATTCAACCAATTTTTATGGGCCTTGCTGCTTTCCATCGTTTTCATGTACATGATTCTGGCCTCGCAATACGAAAGCACCATCCATCCGGCAACGATTCTTCTGTCGCTGCCGCTGTCTGTGCCGTTCGCGCTGTTGTCCTTGTGGCTGACGGGTAACACGCTCAATCTTTATTCGGCGCTGGGCATGCTGGTGCTGTTCGGCGTGGTCAAGAAGAACGCGATCTTGCAAATCGATCATATGAACCGGCTGCGCGAGGAAGGGATGGAGCGACTGTCCGCGATCATGCGCGCCAATCGCGACCGGTTGCGGCCGATTTTGATGACGACTATGGCGCTGGTAGCGGGAATGCTTCCGCTGGCGTTAGGTTCGGGGCCGGGCGCCGAGGAACGCCGTGCCGTCGCCGTCGTGGTCATCGGCGGACAATCGCTTTGCCTGCTGCTGACACTACTGGTCACCCCGGTGGCTTACTCGGTGTTTGAAGATGCCGCGCGGTCGCTTGTTTGGAAGCGTATCGCCGCCGGCGGTCGTCTTTTTACGCTGCGCCGGCG
Protein-coding sequences here:
- a CDS encoding AcrB/AcrD/AcrF family protein translates to IAAALRLMVGGDEEVSRFIDPAVNEEYDVQLRLSRHDREDVGAISRLYVPRAGAGLVRLDNLVHVESAQSASRIDRLDRQRQVSLRAGVAPGFALADRLEALNQEVRQMNLLAEYTTSVSGRGRELERTFNQFLWALLLSIVFMYMILASQYESTIHPATILLSLPLSVPFALLSLWLTGNTLNLYSALGMLVLFGVVKKNAILQIDHMNRLREEGMERLSAIMRANRDRLRPILMTTMALVAGMLPLALGSGPGAEERRAVAVVVIGGQSLCLLLTLLVTPVAYSVFEDAARSLVWKRIAAGGRLFTLRRRVIDIRKSEQPPVS